Proteins encoded in a region of the Candidatus Moanabacter tarae genome:
- the fabG_13 gene encoding 3-oxoacyl-[acyl-carrier-protein] reductase FabG, which produces MSEERKMDHKRVLVTGSGTGIGRGVALEFSKAGATVALHYAHSEDGCRSAAVEIEKNGGKAKAFKADLGDIDECQDLASGVLEYLGGIDVLINNSGITMNKPFLEVTPEQFNVLYNVNIRGMFFLTQFMVPNMIEEGGGAVINLTSVHAYAGMTEHTVYAGTKGAIVSFTRVLALELAQKGIRVNAIAPGWILVENHLSVLKDFDRESAASGIPAGIIGEPTDIGKLALFLASEEARYIVGQTFVVDGGQLSIMPLTGDFREDRKEQWGQGYVPDL; this is translated from the coding sequence ATGAGTGAAGAAAGAAAGATGGACCATAAAAGAGTTCTCGTCACGGGCTCGGGTACCGGAATCGGCCGCGGCGTAGCGTTGGAGTTTTCCAAAGCAGGAGCAACGGTCGCGCTTCATTACGCGCATAGTGAAGATGGGTGTCGTAGCGCGGCAGTTGAGATCGAGAAGAATGGAGGGAAAGCGAAAGCATTCAAAGCTGATCTTGGGGATATTGATGAATGTCAGGATCTTGCCTCGGGGGTTCTCGAATACTTGGGAGGAATTGATGTGCTGATAAACAATTCTGGCATTACTATGAACAAGCCCTTTCTCGAAGTTACGCCAGAACAGTTTAACGTTCTCTACAATGTCAACATAAGGGGAATGTTTTTCCTAACCCAATTCATGGTGCCTAACATGATAGAGGAAGGAGGTGGCGCAGTAATCAACCTGACTTCTGTCCACGCTTATGCCGGAATGACAGAACATACTGTTTATGCCGGAACCAAAGGAGCTATTGTATCTTTCACGCGCGTCCTGGCTTTGGAACTTGCGCAAAAGGGCATTCGAGTGAATGCCATCGCTCCGGGTTGGATTCTCGTCGAGAATCATCTTTCGGTGTTGAAGGACTTCGATCGCGAATCGGCCGCTTCCGGAATTCCAGCAGGTATTATCGGAGAACCGACAGATATTGGCAAACTAGCCCTGTTTCTTGCTTCCGAAGAGGCGCGATATATTGTCGGGCAAACTTTTGTTGTTGATGGTGGGCAGCTCTCAATCATGCCTTTGACGGGAGATTTCAGGGAGGATCGGAAAGAACAATGGGGGCAAGGCTACGTTCCGGATTTGTAG
- the yjmC_3 gene encoding putative oxidoreductase YjmC, with the protein MPRHNIPPEHGIRVPADAMRKFIGALFSKVKVPDDQAAHMAITLVANDLRCVFSHGTIQADAYVRQMLGGHTNSSPVVRVVSESSATVVLDGDGGLGYFPAHRGTKMAIEKALDVGVAAATTRNHFHFGAAGNYSRMALTKDCIGMAISSHRYHPNPQATVMSASGGSPMSIAIPTGNEPPLVLDMSASFLPQQDELVLNYPTAFFKALGLASIFQAIGGILAGMYNEGFCYPGTGEGAAPHQGAFVAVFDVKRFQELVPFKKEMDRYIHEARSTQPLPGTERAELAGGMEWIWEKENRDNGIPVDREHQQKLEKLAAEIELEAPFGQYEESRF; encoded by the coding sequence ATGCCACGTCATAACATTCCCCCAGAGCATGGTATCCGCGTACCCGCAGATGCCATGCGTAAGTTTATTGGAGCCCTTTTCAGTAAGGTTAAAGTGCCGGATGATCAGGCGGCACATATGGCTATCACTCTGGTAGCGAATGATCTTAGATGTGTTTTCAGTCATGGAACGATTCAAGCTGATGCATATGTACGCCAGATGCTGGGTGGCCATACTAATTCAAGTCCGGTTGTTAGGGTTGTTTCCGAATCATCGGCTACAGTGGTTCTAGACGGTGATGGTGGCCTGGGGTATTTCCCTGCCCATCGTGGGACAAAGATGGCGATAGAGAAAGCGCTAGATGTGGGTGTAGCAGCTGCGACAACGCGAAACCATTTTCATTTTGGCGCTGCAGGCAACTATTCACGGATGGCTCTCACCAAGGATTGTATTGGGATGGCCATTTCATCGCATCGATATCATCCTAATCCTCAGGCTACCGTGATGAGCGCTTCAGGGGGTTCGCCAATGAGCATAGCGATCCCTACAGGTAATGAGCCACCATTGGTTCTCGATATGTCGGCTTCCTTTTTGCCGCAGCAAGACGAACTGGTTCTGAATTATCCCACAGCCTTCTTCAAGGCCCTTGGGCTAGCCTCTATATTTCAGGCGATTGGAGGCATCCTGGCGGGAATGTACAATGAAGGGTTTTGCTATCCGGGGACAGGTGAAGGCGCCGCGCCGCATCAGGGTGCCTTTGTAGCCGTTTTTGACGTCAAACGATTTCAGGAGTTAGTTCCTTTCAAAAAGGAGATGGACCGTTACATACATGAAGCGCGTAGCACCCAGCCTCTCCCTGGGACTGAGAGGGCAGAATTGGCTGGTGGCATGGAGTGGATTTGGGAAAAGGAAAATCGCGATAATGGAATTCCGGTAGATCGGGAGCATCAACAGAAATTGGAGAAACTGGCAGCAGAAATTGAGCTGGAAGCTCCTTTTGGACAGTATGAGGAATCCCGGTTTTGA
- the araQ gene encoding L-arabinose transport system permease protein AraQ, whose translation MKMDATAEGDLYFSGRIKIRQVLLKSGMYLLLSAIALTFLFPILWAISSSLKSLGAVYEFPPTIWVSEWRWSNYPEALRKLPFLNFMLNTVVICLSATVGQVLSCSLVGFAFARLRWRGQGFWFVVLLATMMLPGLVLLIPRYVLYDALGWINTYKPLIVPYWLGESAFFIFLFRQFFKAIPQSLEEAATLDGATTWQIYWHIFMPNAKPVIATVAVMSLIQHWKDFMNPLIYINDMDKFPISVGLDLYNSLEGSWINLLMAASLTALAPLVLLFFLAQRYFVQGLLLSGTKG comes from the coding sequence ATGAAGATGGATGCTACGGCTGAGGGAGACCTTTATTTTTCTGGTAGGATTAAGATACGCCAAGTCCTATTGAAAAGCGGGATGTATCTCTTGCTTTCCGCAATAGCTCTGACATTTCTCTTTCCAATCCTTTGGGCTATTAGTTCGTCCCTTAAGTCGCTGGGAGCTGTTTATGAATTCCCGCCCACGATTTGGGTGAGCGAGTGGCGCTGGTCCAACTACCCTGAGGCTTTGAGAAAGTTACCTTTCCTGAATTTCATGCTCAATACAGTGGTGATTTGCCTCTCCGCTACTGTCGGGCAGGTTTTATCCTGCTCGCTAGTCGGGTTCGCTTTTGCTAGATTGCGGTGGCGAGGACAGGGATTTTGGTTTGTGGTTTTACTGGCAACTATGATGTTGCCTGGGCTAGTTCTTCTGATTCCTCGCTATGTCCTTTACGATGCACTCGGGTGGATCAACACCTACAAGCCTCTCATCGTTCCATATTGGTTAGGGGAGAGCGCATTCTTCATTTTTTTGTTCCGACAATTCTTCAAGGCGATACCCCAAAGCCTCGAAGAAGCTGCTACCTTGGATGGTGCCACTACCTGGCAAATTTATTGGCATATTTTCATGCCGAATGCTAAGCCAGTTATTGCTACGGTTGCTGTTATGAGTCTGATTCAACACTGGAAAGATTTTATGAATCCCCTTATCTACATAAACGACATGGACAAGTTTCCCATTAGCGTTGGTCTGGATCTTTATAATTCACTAGAAGGCTCCTGGATTAATCTTCTCATGGCGGCGAGTCTCACTGCTCTAGCACCTCTCGTCCTACTTTTTTTCCTGGCGCAGCGGTATTTTGTTCAAGGGCTGTTGCTTTCCGGTACCAAGGGATAA
- the lacF gene encoding Lactose transport system permease protein LacF: MKNFSKASKDGIGYWFASPWLTGFFLLTFFPLLGSLLLSFSEWDGMSWSRLEWVGFDQYQKAMADPFVHTALRNTVFYSLLAVPGGVIVSLMIAVLLNQKLKGITIFRTIYFMPYIIGGIATIMMWLQLFNPDFGLLNLILRAIGSALESIGILSGDWKPPGWIYDERWAKPALIMMSWWGAGGPALIFLAALQNVPPQLYESAQIDGAGRIQRFRHVTVPQISPAIFFNLVMGVIGSFQVFNEAFIMTSGGPNDSTLFFVLYLYNKGFIDFEMGYASALAWILFVIILGLTLCMVKSSNLWVHYQGEE; this comes from the coding sequence ATGAAAAATTTCTCCAAAGCTTCGAAGGATGGAATAGGGTATTGGTTCGCATCACCTTGGCTGACGGGTTTCTTCCTTCTGACATTTTTTCCCCTTCTGGGTTCGCTCCTCCTGTCCTTTTCGGAGTGGGATGGCATGAGTTGGTCTCGGCTGGAGTGGGTTGGTTTTGATCAGTATCAAAAGGCGATGGCGGATCCGTTTGTACATACCGCCCTAAGGAATACGGTGTTTTACAGCCTGTTAGCGGTTCCCGGTGGAGTTATAGTTTCCCTAATGATAGCGGTTCTCTTGAACCAGAAATTGAAGGGAATCACCATCTTTCGAACGATCTATTTCATGCCTTACATTATTGGAGGCATTGCCACGATCATGATGTGGCTTCAGTTGTTCAATCCCGACTTTGGATTGTTGAACCTAATCCTGCGTGCGATTGGTTCAGCTCTCGAGAGTATTGGAATTCTCTCAGGTGATTGGAAGCCCCCAGGATGGATTTACGACGAAAGGTGGGCTAAGCCGGCTTTGATTATGATGAGCTGGTGGGGTGCTGGCGGGCCTGCGCTCATCTTTCTTGCCGCTCTTCAGAATGTTCCTCCTCAGCTCTATGAGTCAGCCCAAATTGATGGAGCAGGGCGTATTCAGCGATTTCGACATGTAACGGTCCCTCAGATTTCGCCGGCTATTTTCTTCAATTTAGTCATGGGCGTCATCGGCTCATTCCAAGTGTTTAATGAGGCATTCATAATGACTTCGGGTGGCCCTAACGATTCAACTCTGTTTTTTGTCCTCTACCTTTACAACAAGGGTTTTATCGACTTTGAAATGGGATATGCGAGCGCCCTAGCGTGGATCCTTTTTGTTATCATTCTGGGCCTAACGCTTTGTATGGTTAAGTCTAGTAATCTTTGGGTTCATTATCAAGGGGAAGAATGA